One Phragmites australis chromosome 23, lpPhrAust1.1, whole genome shotgun sequence DNA window includes the following coding sequences:
- the LOC133905971 gene encoding uncharacterized protein LOC133905971 codes for MRLQKSHFSQPQSHGTPEQTQSDAMLNPAAPPYLRCISPNGFHCFPAAAASSRARLPDHPRRRGRRGCLPCASTPELVVGEHPVLKHDPPPRPPPPTRSSPTCAAPTRPPPAAAAGEATAVPRRGCAGAGGGAGPWLGRARRARQQSGFIATTPPAAMRIGRSPLRGRMLRARRCRRLGFARSWRSPQRRCGSSSSSSRSTRQYRGFGGGF; via the coding sequence ATGCGGCTTCAAAAATCTCACTTCTCCCAGCCGCAATCCCACGGCACGCCCGAGCAAACCCAATCCGACGCAATGCTAAACCCAGCGGCACCACCGTACTTGAGGTGTATCTCGCCGAATGGCTTCCACTGCTTCCCTGCCGCTGCTGCCTCCTCCCGCGCCCGCCTCCCAGATCACCCTCGCCGCCGCGGGCGACGCGGCTGCCTCCCCTGTGCCTCCACCCCGGAGCTTGTAGTAGGAGAGCACCCCGTCCTCAAGCACGACCCACCGCCACGGCCACCCCCCCCTACCCGTAGTTCACCTACTTGTGCAGCACCCACGCGACCGCCGCCGGCTGCTGCGGCGGGGGAGGCGACTGCGGTGCCGCGGCGAGGATGCGcgggtgctggtggtggagctggTCCGTGGCTTGGTCGAGCGAGACGGGCGCGGCAGCAGAGCGGGTTCATCGCGACGACACCGCCCGCGGCCATGCGGATCGGCCGCTCCCCGCTCAGGGGTAGAATGCTCCGcgcccgccgctgccgccgcctagGGTTCGCGAGGTCATGGAGATCGCCGCAGCGGCGTTGCGGcagtagcagtagcagcagcaggagtactAGGCAGTACCGCGGCTTTGGTGGTGGGTTTTGA